Proteins from one Malaya genurostris strain Urasoe2022 chromosome 2, Malgen_1.1, whole genome shotgun sequence genomic window:
- the LOC131427605 gene encoding uncharacterized protein LOC131427605 codes for MIRSKRLHSASTPVQQQTPSLLTCQFLSYTAENDIQFVAMEPPSNSLEPSSFVPSSLTYSGLMSESFPAYGGPFQVIEPGSDLYLEIDSAFCFDSSGADQLPLHQQSDNFSENGIPQQVLDDVFRMEDEMEADGELLPSQYPVADNLSMADYEMQLVAEMNKLFPEVSTTPVGATNSRLMEELIKYGSSDSPCYMNVQLKSDGIRSGRNVPKLDILKRDKERGFRCVDMVDGNGKMFKAKYYEHITIQKQPKLFSPVPVTKPTTNPMPYRRITELLRSNQLANVSPSVANKIEKLANNNRNVTLTPIRGSTSTGRHSMSTPAKNSTTIVIKAPKRTIAHNADAEPTPPSEHFPMPIIKQEPPDDPPVELELQQQLSVIDSTPIEVPTITPMSTNNTVSKQPRKQKLQSLSQCDVIFNDSASTRTVPRLTSSCNEGRSGRIEGSLKIPPPRVRTPNDFVTVTIKDANGNIRKQPQLRLVQKNVNRQSASNCRSDTMRQRITHYRVQTIPKDKRVHGQPMESIEILDSSDDDVVETSVHSEFEEVPKPKLPGNTESIQCPFCCKIFMSPHSLMLHRQSCADAVMFRNVNRSKPARRPNRNENVSLLKRSFDSFGTDDRKSNRDSSLQSPGKFGAVASNDADRSNVVSKSCRSETKKKRSSNGHKRSEKLSIEILHSAFNIDNLLVCDVCKKTFRTQDHLEVHRKIHDTQFICQYCKKKFHEVPVKHVCQEMKRSIQHKRKS; via the exons ATGATTCGAAGCAAACGACTTCACTCGGCATCAACGCCGGTTCAACAACAAACACCATCGTTACTAACTTGTCAGTTTCTCAGCTATACGGCAGAGAATGATATTCAGTTTGTTGCCATGGAACCACCATCAAACAGTCTTGAACCGTCATCTTTCGTTCCATCATCCTTGACCTATTCCGGTTTAATGAGTGAATCGTTCCCCGCTTACGGAGGACCTTTCCAAGTGATCGAGCCGGGAAGTGATTTGTATCTGGAGATAGATTCGGCGTTTTGCTTTGACTCGTCAGGAGCAGATCAGCTTCCGCTTCATCAACAGAGCGATAACTTTTCTGAAAATGGTATTCCACAGCAAGTGCTGGATGATGTGTTCCGAATGGAGGATGAAATGGAGGCTGACGGAGAGCTATTGCCAAGTCAGTATCCCGTCGCAGATAATTTATCGATGGCAGATTATGAGATGCAACTGGTCGCcgaaatgaacaaattgtttcCTGAAGTTAGTACCACGCCTGTCGGTGCAACGAATAGTCGGTTGATGGAGGAACTAATCAAGTATGGATCGTCGGATAGTCCATGTTATATGAATGTTCAGTTGAAGTCCGATGGAATACGTAGTGGGCGAAACGTTCCGAAG TTGGACATTCTTAAGCGGGACAAGGAGCGAGGCTTTCGATGTGTGGATATGGTTGATGGCAATGGGAAAATGTTTAAAGCTAAGTATTACGAGCACATAACGATTCAGAAACAGCCAAAATTGTTTTCTCCGGTTCCCGTTACGAAGCCTACTACCAATCCGATGCCATATCGCAGAATAACCGAACTGCTTCGGTCTAATCAGTTAGCAAACGTTAGTCCTTCCGTGGCTAACAAAATCGAAAAGTTAGCGAACAATAATCGAAATGTTACGCTTACGCCAATCCGAGGCAGTACGTCCACCGGACGGCACAGTATGAGTACTCCGGCGAAAAATTCCACTACCATTGTCATCAAAGCTCCGAAAAGAACCATCGCGCATAATGCGGACGCAGAGCCAACCCCACCATCCGAACATTTCCCTATGCCAATTATCAAACAAGAACCGCCAGATGATCCACCGGTTGAACTGGAACTGCAGCAGCAGCTAAGCGTCATAGATTCCACACCGATCGAAGTTCCGACTATTACACCAATGTCGACGAACAACACTGTCAGCAAGCAACCTCGGAAGCAAAAGCTTCAATCACTATCGCAGTGCGATGTGATTTTCAATGATTCGGCCAGTACGAGAACTGTTCCGAGGTTAACATCCTCCTGCAACGAGGGACGATCGGGACGTATCGAGGGTTCTTTGAAGATTCCGCCTCCGCGAGTCCGTACACCAAACGACTTCGTCACCGTGACGATCAAAG ATGCCAACGGAAACATTCGTAAGCAACCGCAGCTGCGCTTGGTTCAGAAAAACGTGAATAGGCAGTCTGCATCCAATTGCAGATCGGACACGATGAGACAGCGCATTACCCACTATCGTGTGCAGACGATTCCGAAAGACAAACGAGTTCATGGTCAACCGATGGAATCAATCGAAATTCTGGACAGTTCCGATGATGACGTCGTTGAGACTTCCGTTCATAGCGAATTTGAGGAAGTTCCCAAACCGAAGCTTCCCGGAAACACCGAGTCGATTCAGTGTCCATTTTGTTGCAAAATATTCATGTCACCACATTCGCTGATGTTGCATCGCCAAAGCTGTGCCGATGCGGTCATGTTCAGAAATGTCAACCGGAGTAAACCCGCACGTAgaccaaacagaaacgaaaacgtAAGTCTGTTGAAACGATCTTTCGATTCGTTTGGTACTGACGATCGAAAGTCAAATAGAGATTCTTCACTGCAATCACCCGGAAAGTTCGGAGCTGTCGCTAGcaacgatgcggacaggtcgaatgTTGTCTCGAAGAGTTGTCGGTCAGAAACAAAGAAGAAACGTTCATCGAACGGACACAAGCGCAGCGAGAAGCTCAGTATCGAGATCCTACACTCGGCATTCAACATTGACAATTTGCTGGTATGTgatgtctgtaagaaaacgttTCGAACCCAGGACCATTTGGAAGTGCATCGAAAGATTCACGATACTCAGTTCATTTGCCAGTATTGCAAGAAGAAGTTTCATGAGGTACCAGTCAAGCACGTGTGCCAAGAAATGAAGCGTTCG ATACAACACAAACGTAAGTCGTGA